TGGCTTTGCACATACGATTACTGCTTACAGCACATATCCAAAATTGGGTTCTCAGCAGGCAACAGGATTAAACAGAAAAATAGTTTGAAAACTTGGATAAATGTTCTAAAAAAATGGTAGTCACGGGGAAGTTATGAAATATTGTAGTGGAAAATAATTGAACTTTCTTGCATTGTTATGGCTGTCATGCATCTAGTGCATCCTTGTATGAACATGTTCCCCACTTCATCCAATCAAGTCCTCATTTTAGCATacatataatgttattttgtatGTAGCAGATGTATTTATATGATTGGTGTCATTAACAGATGAAGTTTTTAGTTGCTGGGGCTATTGCTCTCAAGGGCATCGGAGGGATTCTTTTCATACTTGGCAGCTCTTTTGGAGctttccttttggtttgtagcttgaCTTTAACCCATGACATTGAAGTTGCCTTTTCAAGTGCTCAGTTTTTGAAGCCTTGGTTATTTTCTCCTTGTAGCTTTTGCATCAATTGATTACTACTCCTATACTGTATGATTTCTACAATTATGACAGCGAGGACAAAGAATTTATTCAACTTTTCATCAAATTTACTCAGGTAAGAgcttcttttaaaaagaaattcatacGGAATGCTCAAACTAGAGATGTAATGTTTCATGTATTGTTGCAATTTATCAAATATTGTACTCCTTGCAGAATATGGCCCTCTTCGGGGCTTTGTTGTTTTTCGTTGGGATGAAAAACTCCATTCCTAGAAGGCAACCCAAGAAGAAGGCTCccaaaacaaaaacttattaGTTGCAATGAGTTCTTGGATTGTTCCTGGTTTCTCGTTACACCCCTTTTCCAATTCTCCCGGATTCAATTTAGGTGTCTGTTTCAGAACAAATGCCCCCTAATGAGTATTCAATGTACCACCCATAGggattatatttaatttataatcatttatatatgtatgttattttttggTTTGCTTGACATTAGGAACTATCTTTCGATAACTTGTATAcgaaaagggaaaaaattatCAGAGCCTGTTCATTCAGACTTTGAGTGCCAATTTCGTTATCTAGCGGATTTGATCGAAGGTAAAGTCTGACGGTTGCTATTTTAAATTAAGCTTGATTTCTTCACCTTGGCCCGTGGAtttgtgtttcttgttttttattttttggttctCTTGGTTTGGCAAAGGAAATGAAAGCTCATTTGAATTTTAACCCTATGTGATTAAACAGTTAGCAAATCAAGCTTTTGTGAAAAAACTTATTCACTTAACTTCTTTGTAAATGTTGTACTCAAAACAgacaaaaatgtttataaactGTTAATGCACTATCTACTTGTAAGACTGTAATGGTTAATAAAACTCCTCTGGTTAAATCATTTAAGTTTATCCAAAACTCAACAAAACACTTTTGTAAACTTAAATGgttttttattcttcatttaaGTTCTTCTATTCTTTATCTTGATTTTTCACgtgtagtaatttttttttatattgtgcTTACTCTTTTCATGAATAGTTGAAATCTTTATTATCTTGATGGTTGTTTTATTCCTTACTTTCACTATGGTTGACTAGTTTCATGATTAATAGTCAACGTGGTCTTAGTTGAATTCTTGTTAATAGGTTATCTCCTTTTGAAATATCGAACTATATATTGATGTATTGTGCTTACttgtattgatttttttcatcCATTTCTAGTTTTCACTTTTTATCTTGCACTTTCagtacaatttttaaatttttggcttgtaattgtttttgtaattttgaaacatctttttcaaGTTTCAAATATTGCTTatgcaaaatttgtttttttctctttaagctTACTTGTAGAATTGTATTGTCTTTAAcatctttttcaattctttgcTACAAATCACATTTTGCATGTTCTACCTAAGCAACAAGTTTGTCTCTACACATGTTTGAGGTATTTGAATTATATAGATGCATCACTAAGCTTTTCACATAACTCGAGCTCTCTAGTTGTTTACCAACTTATCTAAGTTATTTACATGTTTCATTGAGCTATCAAGGCTTCTTATCGAGCTTTTTGAGAAGTTCATTTGCTTCATTGAGTTATATGGGCTATTCGGATTTCCTATTGAACTATTCTAACTTTCCATCGAGCTATTTGAGTTATTCACTTGCTCTATCGAGCTACTTGAGCTTTTCATATGCTTTATCATGTTATTTGGGTTATCAACATATCTATTGATCTCTCCAATCTACTTGATTGTCTAGTCAATCTCCTCTCTTTACTTGGTTGCCTTATTGACCTCTTTACATTACTTGGTTGTCTTGCCAATTTCTCTAATCTACTAAGTTGTCTTGTCATGTTCTCCACTCGCTTGTGTTAAGCCTATGAGTTACATGCCACCATCAACAATATTGCTTCTTCTTTAACTTGTTCTGTAAGGTTGATGTTTGATTGTCTCTTCTTTTCCATTACATGGgcaatttttaacaaaatgatTGACATTACCATAATTCAAGCACTTATCCGAGTAATACTCTTTTGCACAATTGTTATCTGTctaaaaataattctttcttGTCAAACCATGTTTCCTTGAATTCCAACTTGTTTTCTTTCACCAAAATTGTTTTCCTATTTCTTTATTTCATCCactcaaatatatattagagGTAAAACAAGTATATACTaactaaaacacaagaaaacataaaaacacattaaacttgAGGATATTACAAGGTAAAagttatgaaggagttgatttatTCATGAAAGTATACATacacaaaacacataaaatcaaCCATTGTCAATCCTCACTCTCTCTAACTCTTCCCTGAGTGTTTGAAGTTGCACTTGATTCACTCGGCCATCCCCCTTATATACTTTTTTCTAGAATGTCTCATGctttttttttgaatattttgcaCTTGTAATCTTTTCAAAGTCAGACTTGTTCACAACTTGATACAAATTGTGCAAAGGTGCCATGTCCTTCATACATGTTGCTTCAATGCATTCATTTGGGCATTTGACTAATTTGGGGTGTTTTCTAATTATACCTTAccatttttttaccattttcaatttttttggtgCCAAGAGCTTTCATCTTAAGACTCCAATTGTCATACTTGACACCTTTGTCAACCTAGGCATGAGCACGCAATTTGTAAGACTTGTCATCTTACTCTCTTGTTAGCAAATCAAGCTTTTGTGAAAAATCTTATTCATTTCTTGTGTTGTTCCATTCATGCAATCAACAATACAATTTATAGATTCACATATGTATAACCTTAAAAAAACAACGACATAACACATTGATTATTCATAAGGCAGACTTCAACTACTAATACATTAACTATCTGATTATCTATAAGGCAAACTCCAACTACTAATATATTAACTATCTGCAATGACTAATATATTAACTATCCATTAAAActttaataactaaattatttaagtttttcgAAACTCAACAAAGATGACCTTGAACAAGGTATTATTTAGAGaagtttatttaaacaaaattaagtatTGTTTTGGTTCGTTATATCTATTTGATTATGCAAATAAGATATATTCTCACTGGGATTCTTATAGGAAATCAAATATAGTAAGTGCCAAACATCTCCGTTTGGAAGAGAATATTATTGACAGCTCACAAgacaaatcttcaatttttctttctacaGTCTCTATTAGTTTATGAAATTCCAACTTGTTTGTGTCGCATTCTTATGCACGTCAAACTATCACACCTTCTTCAATAGTTGGACTTTCACATTAGGGATGAAAGATATGGGAAGCcataaataaagtgaaaatagGCGTCGGctgaagaataatataaaagaaatagtggGAACATAACTTTTTAAGATAGCTtagaaaaaaacatgaagaaataCGATAATCTTCTTGATTCTGcatgataaaaataactaaacatGCAAAAAACAgtgaagagaaaaggagaaagcaACAATGTGCGTAAACCAGTTTTTGAAGAGAGTgcaagaaatgcagtataaaaGTGCATGTACAGTGAAATATTTCCCTCTCTTTCCACACACGTCATTGATGAAATTTTCCGAATTGAAGCTCAccataatattaacaatttattcactattttttgttgtttcagaCAATGGGTTTTCGATTGTCAATGAGTTTGAAATCTATAATTTTTCGTATTTCGTCGAAAATAACAATTTAGAGAACAGTCTCTTCAAAAAAATTTTGGTTATGTcttttttataaagtatttatatGAAAGAGGTGAAAATTTAATGATTCCGTCATGAAAAAGTCTTACTGcactaaaaatataagttatcaaattatcaaatgtagaattaatataattttgtcatTTGATATAATCACATGAATTCTATATAAGCttttaatattaagtttataaactttttattaatttatgttaacAGCTTAAGGTGAATCTTGAACttgtttattaatataattgtcATTTGATATAATTACATTACTTTCACTTCCATTAATATTTCTGACCAAATTGTCACTGATCATTAACAACACAGAAACTTGAGCCTTGCTGGTAGCAATTTAATGTACTTAGTGAGtgatatatattgaatttattgtgCTATTTTCAGGGTGAAACATAAAGAAAGACAATCACGCATTTCAATCATGAAAAAAGACCACACCACCACAAGCTATGTCTTATAACACACTAGGTGAGAATCATTTGATTCAGAGATTAAGAATGTGTTACACAGTGAGGGGTAACAAAGTTTCCAAGAACCGATCAGTTATTGTGAATACACCGTGCTCTTCGATTGCAGTATTTGAACAAGCGGCCACAAGATATCCAATCTGTGTACATTTCTGTTGTTTTGACCCTGTCAACACAACAATCAATGGAGTAATGTATTTGCTTTTTGAACTATGCATCAATGCACATTGGTCTCATAAACACTAAGTTGTCACTTTATATCCCTCTAAGAATGATTAATTAGGATACATAGAGATTTAGTTATGTTATGacttaaaaacaatacaaatttcTACTCAATTCTCTTATTCAAGGAATGTAAATGACTTACATAAAGTTGCCATGAAATTTGAGTTATTTATCAGACATACTATTCTACTGAAGCCTAAAGCAATGAATTATGTTATTACAACAGCTTCAGTTGGCATAGTTTCctgtaaaaactaaaattatgaaCTAGGTGGATTTATTGAGTAAGCTTAGATGATATTGTGATATATACACaggaaaatatatgaaaataagtGCAGAAAAAGTAAAGCAAACTTCTGAGTTTTAAAATTACCTCGACAACAAAGCATATCCATATCTTTTCACCATGAACTTTAGTTCCACCTTTCAAAATGGTAAGACCCAAACTTCTTATGGCTTCTGCTATTTCAAGAAAATGGCTGCACTCCTCGCAGAGCATCTACAGCAAAAGGTATAATTAGAATAGAGAACATACTCGATAGCTTATTATATCAACAACAGTTTAGTATCTTACACCCTTAAATTAAGTGTCACTAACCACCCTTTCTCATCAGGAAGAGTTTCTCATGTATTATAGTTATCAATTAACCagtaacataataaaaaaaaaatcaaattgtgACTTTCAACTCATATGTACCTCAACAAGCATCTGTCCATTCTTGCTAAGATTCTCCACTAATATTGAATGAACTTTCAGATGACCCCCTACCTCCATTGCCCAGCTTGAGCCCTGCTCATAACTAGAGGATCCAATAATGTCTGCTTCCATGTGATGCAGCTGCAATGTTCAGATGCAGAAGATGTTGGAACTAAAttaagaaaagcaagaaaatccTAATGTATGCACATCTTCATGTTCAATCAACTTGACCATCAACATATATAGGCATAATTTCTAAACCCCAGTTAAACCTTACCTTTGACTTTGTATCACCAAAGTCAGTTAGCTTGTCAGCATGTTTAGTTATGCTTTGGAGAAAGAGCATGTGCTTTATGGCTCGCTCCAGCAGGGAATCAATACTGCACTGTTGAGGTCACAATGAAAATTTTAGCCACATGAACCAGATCTGTGATCATTACTCAAAACCCaacaaaagaaagaggaaacaCATTCCAGAACTATACCTTTGCTCCATTTGGCACCAACTCTCTCAACTCCTTAATACGATCTTGGATTAATTGCCTGTCCCTTGGCCGAGGCCTACAACTTTCCCCAGGCCTGGCCCTCTTTTTGCTATTCTTAGATGGTTCAGACGACCTTTCAAGTTGTCCACTACTTGAACTAGGGAATGTAGATGAAACACCTTTGGAGGACATCACACCACATATCCCTGATGATGAACTCAAAGAATGGTGTTTGTCCTCTTTGACAAGAGAGAACTGATCTATTGAATAACCTTCTGAATTAATAGCATACACATTGTGAGTGGAAGCTTCATGATTTTTTCCCGAGGCCATTGCAGATTGCATTGATGTACAAAACGATAATTCACTATTAACATCATTATTACTATGGCAAATGTTGGCCACCAGTGCTTCCAAAAGATGCTCTGGACGAGATTCAGAAGTCAATTGGCTAGTGCTAATCTCATCTGACATTTCAACAGTTTTCATATCTTGATTAAACTGTGCTGCCCAATCAAAACTTTTACTCCCTTTCAGAAAAGATGGTCCAAGTGCTTCATGTAGCTCACAGCCAGCAGGGAAATTCAACACATTTGACATATCATTGTAAGAAGGCTCAGTATGAAACTTCGACTTTTCAACATATTGGGAGTTTGCATCTGAAGGTTGGGTGAAATTCAACACCCCCTTTTGGTTATTATCCACACAATGCAACTTATCAGTTTCACAAACAACTGTATCAAGAAAAGCTGAGGGAAAACATGCAGAATCAACTCTGAATTTTTCTGATGGACATATTAAATCATTATCTGTAATAAAGTCACTTAAAAATGACGAGACATTGTTTTCTGATTCCAACCTCAAATCTTTGCAACCACTACTTCCTTCTTCACACTTCCTCCCATACAGAGCTTTCATCTCTTCAAAATCATGATGCTCCACATTCATCATATTGGATATTGACTGAAGCAAAATGGAACTTTCATCACTGTACAATTCAGGCCCCTCCTGCTTGGCCACGTTATCAGTCATTTTCTGACAAGCAGAATGAAGTGCATAGTTCCTCCCAGAACATTGAAGGGACATTAAAACATCTGCTGTTTCACTCTTCATAGATTTCTGTGGATTGTAAAAGCCAGTCGGCATTACATCTGAAGACAAATTTTCCTTCGATAtatccaactgaaaaaaataaaaatataaacctcATGATAATTCTCAACACATCAAGggtaaaagataaattatgaCACAGTTTCACTTCTCTATATTAATAGTGTGTTTAAAAATGCCATGTTAACGGTTACATAAACCCCAAAATTGCACATTCATGCACCATGACGGCATGTGAACTTAGAGAGAAGTGAAGACAAAAGCTTACCTGAGATAAAGAACTCTTCAAACTGCCCTGTATTTGACTAGGACATTGGGCCATTGAGCAATTTTGAAAGAGATTTCTGATATGAGCTACAAACCCCGTATCTTCAATCACCTGCAACCAGGGGTGTCAAAAGAGaaggaaattataaaaaataaatcaataataaatttatttccaTATAAAATCATTTCCAGGAAATCTTCCACAAGTCATCAAAATCATACATTAGCCCAGGACAAGGcaataaaattctaatattatcGACAGGAAACTATATTGTACAACACACCCCTAATAAAAAACTACTCAGAATTTTCCCAACCCCTCATAGCATGGATTTTCCCATGTGCTCAGTgcataaattataaatcattgCTATCATAAATACTTTCTATTATTTACACAAAAAGAATAATACTATCAATCtcattactttttaaaaagaatttatgaAGAGAACAATTTCCCTCTTTGGTTtatgaagaatttaaaaagaattatacatTACACATTTATATGTTTCTTGTAGTTTTATTggatataaatgttttaaaagcaTAGACACTTCATAACATGCACAGTTGAAGTATCCAAAAGAATCAGTAtcatatatgttaaataaataaaagtatactTCATAGgtttgaatatttaattgataTGTGTCGATGAAGTATCCTAGTGTATCAGTATTGGATATGACTCAGATACATATATACCTGGAACAAATTCAAGTGTAGGTGCTTCATAGCTTGCACCATTAGAGTATATAACTGCTTCTCCTCATTAACCAAGGTCAGGGTAGTCATACATGACATAATTGTCCATGGTACTAGAACATGCCTCAATATGGTTTTCATGCCAAATTATCTAGTATTGGTAGGTAGTTTAGCTAATTGTAAATTAGTATACCTACGGCCTAACATAATTACATCATGCCTGAAGCCTATTATGACAAAACAAGGGGTGAGTTGTTAACTTTTCCTccatttctctttatttttctctatctgTGAATGTACCTAGCACATACAACTAGAATTGTAAAAGTATTTAACCAATATCTCAGTCAACAACCAGAAATTACCAAAAATTAGttggaaaaaattaaagaagtatAAGCGAgctgacaacatttaaacaaatTGGTCCAAATCTATCTTTTTGGTACATCAGTGGCAGTGAGTTTTGAACCTATGATCGCAACAAACTATCCAAGCCCCTTGTCACTAGTCTAATCTTTTAGACTCGACTGCAAAAAATATCTGAAATACTGAATAGAAAGGATGCCTTCTTGAACCATATAACCATATTATCCCCTATTATGGTAcagaatcaaataaaatcaaatcaagattaaaaagaaaaaattgtcttaCTTTATTGAGAGAACCTAGCTGAACAACACCAAGTGGGGCTacagcaacaacagcaataGTCTACAAGACAAAATAAAAGCTTAATCAACGAAATTCTTCATGTAACCTAAAAGTATAGTGGTGCAGATTAggaaattaatttcaaaatgataatCTAACATAAAGTACACTAGACCAGAATGCAACATAGTCGGCTTCAGATTAGTTCAGTTGTATGTAgcgaataaaaataatgaaccAGAGTCACATAGTGGCCCAAATTGTGTCTATTACCGTATCAACCACAGTTTTCCAAATCtactattaaaattaaattatccaTCTCCTGAGCATTTGTAAAGTATGGAAGGTCTAATTTCTGGGTGAAAATAGAAAGTTCACTTTTCAAGATTTTAGTAAAACACGTGTGTTGCAAAGCtgtgaaaaaattaataaagcagCTAGCATACCCTGATTCCAGCAGAAAACTGAGACTGCCACCCATCAGCaaactgaaaattaaacaaaaaagtgGGAAATGAATAAGAATTATTGGAACATATTGACATGATAATCCGAGGTTGAAAGATCCTTAATGATGATACTAAATAACAAGAATCTTCACCTCAAAAGACAAGCCAGAACCTGCAACCTGATTATCTGCACAGATCCACCTATGCTTTCCTGTAACAGCAACCTGTCCAACAATACTGTGAAGAAAGAATCTTAGGACGAGgtaaacaaagaaaatcaaattcagTAGAGTATCCACTATACATTTAACTAATCATACCCTTCTCCTAATGAATATGCATGATATGACATCTTAGCCACTGCTAACCCTAATGCGTTGTGCGAAAATTTCCCATAACTAATCTGTTCCAAGATATTCTGGCAGTGCTTATTTTCTGAAGAGTCATAATCATCAGGATTGTTATAGTATGCGTCCTCCCATGTCAAGATCCTGCAAGCAAGTACCACATCAAGAAACTTTAGGGGACAACATTATGGTATTCAAGTTCAACACTGATGTGTAGCCAAAAGAAAACGAATCACCAGAACTGGAGCAACATTACACCATTCAACAGTAAAGAACTTACTACCAGTACACTTTatataaaacaacaacaaaggcCACACTTATCCCACTTCCATCGCACTACAatgaaaacaacataaaacatttcaaataaCAGAAGGATCACAATCCTAaaacaaaatgacaaaaatagaaaccatCAAAGAGCAAAAACACTCGCAAAGCAGTTCAATGATATGGATTCGAGAGAGTAGATGCACAGCACATGCCATGCCCTTCTAAGTACAAAAATTCTAAGTTCTAACCAAGCATGGAAACCACCAAACTTGGAAAAAGGACAAAACAGAGGGATAAATATCTACAAAAATCCTTCACAC
The sequence above is drawn from the Vigna radiata var. radiata cultivar VC1973A chromosome 3, Vradiata_ver6, whole genome shotgun sequence genome and encodes:
- the LOC106757168 gene encoding uncharacterized protein LOC106757168 yields the protein MAFSSFLGRVLFASVFILSAYQEFNAYGIDGGPAAKALRPKFDAFAHQVHSRVGFQLPDIDMKFLVAGAIALKGIGGILFILGSSFGAFLLLLHQLITTPILYDFYNYDSEDKEFIQLFIKFTQNMALFGALLFFVGMKNSIPRRQPKKKAPKTKTY
- the LOC106757707 gene encoding transcription factor EMB1444 isoform X1, whose protein sequence is MGNNLHQVLRSLCFNTHWNYAIFWKLKHRARMILTWEDAYYNNPDDYDSSENKHCQNILEQISYGKFSHNALGLAVAKMSYHAYSLGEGIVGQVAVTGKHRWICADNQVAGSGLSFEFADGWQSQFSAGIRTIAVVAVAPLGVVQLGSLNKVIEDTGFVAHIRNLFQNCSMAQCPSQIQGSLKSSLSQLDISKENLSSDVMPTGFYNPQKSMKSETADVLMSLQCSGRNYALHSACQKMTDNVAKQEGPELYSDESSILLQSISNMMNVEHHDFEEMKALYGRKCEEGSSGCKDLRLESENNVSSFLSDFITDNDLICPSEKFRVDSACFPSAFLDTVVCETDKLHCVDNNQKGVLNFTQPSDANSQYVEKSKFHTEPSYNDMSNVLNFPAGCELHEALGPSFLKGSKSFDWAAQFNQDMKTVEMSDEISTSQLTSESRPEHLLEALVANICHSNNDVNSELSFCTSMQSAMASGKNHEASTHNVYAINSEGYSIDQFSLVKEDKHHSLSSSSGICGVMSSKGVSSTFPSSSSGQLERSSEPSKNSKKRARPGESCRPRPRDRQLIQDRIKELRELVPNGAKCSIDSLLERAIKHMLFLQSITKHADKLTDFGDTKSKLHHMEADIIGSSSYEQGSSWAMEVGGHLKVHSILVENLSKNGQMLVEMLCEECSHFLEIAEAIRSLGLTILKGGTKVHGEKIWICFVVEGQNNRNVHRLDILWPLVQILQSKSTVYSQ
- the LOC106757707 gene encoding transcription factor bHLH155 isoform X2, which translates into the protein MSYHAYSLGEGIVGQVAVTGKHRWICADNQVAGSGLSFEFADGWQSQFSAGIRTIAVVAVAPLGVVQLGSLNKVIEDTGFVAHIRNLFQNCSMAQCPSQIQGSLKSSLSQLDISKENLSSDVMPTGFYNPQKSMKSETADVLMSLQCSGRNYALHSACQKMTDNVAKQEGPELYSDESSILLQSISNMMNVEHHDFEEMKALYGRKCEEGSSGCKDLRLESENNVSSFLSDFITDNDLICPSEKFRVDSACFPSAFLDTVVCETDKLHCVDNNQKGVLNFTQPSDANSQYVEKSKFHTEPSYNDMSNVLNFPAGCELHEALGPSFLKGSKSFDWAAQFNQDMKTVEMSDEISTSQLTSESRPEHLLEALVANICHSNNDVNSELSFCTSMQSAMASGKNHEASTHNVYAINSEGYSIDQFSLVKEDKHHSLSSSSGICGVMSSKGVSSTFPSSSSGQLERSSEPSKNSKKRARPGESCRPRPRDRQLIQDRIKELRELVPNGAKCSIDSLLERAIKHMLFLQSITKHADKLTDFGDTKSKLHHMEADIIGSSSYEQGSSWAMEVGGHLKVHSILVENLSKNGQMLVEMLCEECSHFLEIAEAIRSLGLTILKGGTKVHGEKIWICFVVEGQNNRNVHRLDILWPLVQILQSKSTVYSQ